One window of Ziziphus jujuba cultivar Dongzao chromosome 5, ASM3175591v1 genomic DNA carries:
- the LOC107420704 gene encoding protein ANTI-SILENCING 1: MGSMGEGELSEELEFAWGRKSGRGGLNKGCQFYKSFRYDGLEYLLYDCVYLYKDGEPEPYIGKIIKIWEHYDRSRKVKVLWFFRPCEISNYIGDEVKVVENELFLASGNGVGLTNINPLEAIAGKCYVICTSKDRRNIQPSDEEVQMADYIFYRTFDVKQCKIIDEMPEEISNIDITFLLNQMPLQRPGSNIGAFQKPAGNVDALQKPGSIVDSPQKPGGIVDATVVPSDKNLPKENPAVKTDQTCNELDDRPSKKAKLHSSYESKDCIQKVRLISDGNDTKCLELKLDSSYKSKDCIQKLRIKSDGDDTKVLAPTAPYTDDAKVSAPSKKRMPNEKTTMVSDGKLTKESAIWSQHQNHKIDGPELEVTRRPQADKSKWFAEVGSWEDRLRYAHQQGRLVLLQNLDPAYTSAEVEDIVHQGFNESCKAKMIQRTAFSSPHSGQAFVVFNTRQTAEAVVKKLEEGCLLLSNERPLLGKMGTPCFPEKKPKFFGHIVIDKLRSQMPREMKDAISTSHCSQPNTLEYDMALEWCLLRERLDLALKRFYKEQGLQMRKLMGKLKSKKSLRL, translated from the exons ATGGGAAGTATGGGAGAAGGTGAGCTAagtgaagaacttgaatttgcGTGGGGAAGGAAAAGTGGACGTGGTGGGTTAAACAAAGGGTGTCAATTTTACAAGTCTTTTAGATATGATGGTTTGGAGTATTTGCTATATGACTGTGTTTACCTGTATAAAGACGGCGAGCCCGAGCCGTATATTggtaaaatcataaaaatttggGAGCATTATGATAGGTCAAGGAAAGTGAAAGTGCTTTGGTTTTTCCGCCCTTGTGAGATTTCAAACTATATTGGAGATGAAGTAAAAGTTGTTGAGAACGAGTTATTTTTGGCATCTGGGAATGGTGTTGGCCTTACAAACATCAATCCTctg GAAGCTATTGCTGGAAAATGTTATGTTATTTGCACTTCAAAGGACCGCAGAAATATTCAACCATCAGATGAAGAGGTTCAAATGGCAGACTACATATTCTACCGAACCTTTGATGTTAAGCAATGTAAAATCATTGATGAGATGCCTGAAGAAATTAGTAACATCGATA TTACATTTCTACTTAACCAAATGCCTCTTCAGAGACCTGGTAGTAATATTGGTGCTTTTCAGAAACCTGCCGGTAACGTTGATGCTCTTCAGAAACCTGGCAGTATTGTTGATTCTCCTCAGAAACCTGGTGGTATTGTTGACGCCACTGTGGTTCCATCAGACAAAAACTTGCCTAAGGAAAATCCGGCTGTAAAGACAGATCAAACATGTAATGAATTGGATGATAGACCTTCAAAGAAGGCAAAACTTCATAGTTCCTATGAGAGCAAGGATTGCATCCAGAAAGTAAGACTAATCTCTGATGGGAATGATACCAAGTGTTTAGAACTAAAACTTGACAGTTCCTACAAGAGCAAGGATTGCATCCagaaattaagaataaaatctGATGGGGATGATACCAAGGTTTTAGCACCAACTGCTCCTTATACTGATGATGCCAAGGTTTCAGCACCATCCAAGAAGCGGATGCCCAATGAAAAGACAACAATGGTTTCTGATGGAAAGTTGACTAAAGAATCTGCCATATGGTCTCAGCATCAGAATCATAAAATTGATGGCCCAGAATTGGAAGTTACTAGAAGGCCACAAGCT GACAAAAGCAAATGGTTTGCGGAAGTGGGA TCTTGGGAAGACAGATTGCGATATGCACATCAGCAAGGAAGACTTGTTCTGCTCCAGAATTTGGATCCAGCTTACACTTCAGCAGAGGTGGAG GATATTGTGCATCAAGGCTTCAACGAAAGTTGCAAAGCAAAAATGATTCAGCGCACTGCATTTTCAAGTCCTCACTCAG GCCAAGCTTTTGTTGTATTCAACACAAGGCAAACTGCAGAGGCTGTTGTTAAAAAATTAGAGGAGGGCTGTTTGTTATTGTCAAATGAGAG GCCCCTTCTTGGCAAAATGGGAACTCCTTGCTTCCCCGAAAAGAAGCCAAAATTTTTTGGCCATATTGTTATTGATAAGCTTCGATCGCAAATGCCACGAGAGATG AAGGATGCTATATCTACTTCACACTGTTCTCAGCCTAACACACTTGAATATGATATGGCCTTGGAATGGTGTTTATTGCGAGAAAGATTGGACCTTGCATTGAAGAGGTTCTATAAG GAACAAGGGTTACAGATGAGaaaattaatgggaaaactGAAGTCCAAAAAATCACTAAGATTGTGA